One genomic region from Lycorma delicatula isolate Av1 chromosome 9, ASM4794821v1, whole genome shotgun sequence encodes:
- the LOC142330359 gene encoding enkurin-like, with amino-acid sequence MVLEFDENIKSLIPEVKVAKLKPPLHHSVFSSKVHDEKLSHKKCHQTMGYAQIKLNPPSCYLKKKTRIVRRPHVEDKKPINLEPKPPVPSFKIKPKKNDKASEKNFRKQNIIHMIKSTPKKPTPALVDTPYGNKQKLKPSGLLPNFIFKEGFGKVPNYLLIRKKEAEDIEDRIKEKESKIRPPLRYITEDERQELLEGLHKNWRDLQKEFQLLPMVTDTIPKIKRKTQLEKELKELEKDIEIVERNPLIYVNENRKLNQYCNDYNWDGDVQKEMNKKFVQCSCRKQSV; translated from the exons atggtactggaatttgatgaaaatattaaatcactTATTCCTGAAGTGAAAGTGGCTAAATTAAAACCGCCACTGCATCACTCTGTATTCTCATCAAAAGTACATGACGAAAAGTTAAGTCATAAGAAATGTCATCAAACTATGGGATATGCTCAAATAAAACTTAATCCACCATCAtgttatctaaagaaaaaaacacgAATTGTTAGACGACCTCATGTTG aagataaaaagcCAATTAATTTGGAACCTAAACCACCAGTaccatcatttaaaattaaaccgaaaaaaaatgataaagcatCGGAGAAAAATTTTcggaaacaaaatataatacatatgatTAAATCAACTCCTAAAAAACCTACTCCTGCATTAGTGGATACACCTTAtggtaacaaacaaaaattaaaaccgtcTGGTCTTTTACCGAATTTTATATTCAAagag ggtTTTGGTAAGGTTcctaattatttgttaataaggaAAAAGGAAGCTGAAGATATTGAAGATAGAATTAAAGAGAAAGAATCAAAAATACGACCGCCATTGAGGTATATAACTGAAGATGAGAGACAAGAATTATTAGAG ggTTTACATAAGAATTGGCGTGATCTACAAAAGGAATTTCAGTTATTACCTATGGTAACTGACACAATaccaaaaattaaacgtaaaactCAGCTGGAAAAAGAATTGAAAGAACTtgaaaaagatattgaaataGTCGAAAGAAATCcgttaatatatgtaaatgaaaatagaaaactgAATCAATATTGTAATGATTATAATTGGGATGGTGATGTAcagaaggaaatgaataaaaaatttgtgcaGTGTTCTTGTAGGAAACAATCTGTGTGA